One part of the Magallana gigas chromosome 5, xbMagGiga1.1, whole genome shotgun sequence genome encodes these proteins:
- the LOC105338959 gene encoding TBC1 domain family member 5 isoform X2 translates to MWSMRKKEAATAQPSQGRGPSPPTKEDILSTLENFGDSTDPEKESNNNKQPSRQQSEDSLDDWEKPDPPSASTFNSYSAEWEKLFKRKNYRKQLRLYAMNGNLRSSRFRSVCWKVFLDVLPDDIHHWKNSCRKSRSKYTDLKDRLIVNPRKAVDCSASDLALNNPLSQADESPWNQFFLDNELRLTIKQDVIRTFPEVEFFHKEAIQEMMLDLLFCFCKTYPELSYKQGMHELLAPLIFILHCDHQAFLHAAEVETLDQINEPDRDIVKEIMDPAYLEHDAYALLSQIMRTVEPWYNARDIPVNRSKDKLNSVPFARPQDLNSSNAIVTKLTRIQDYILKRFDVELHGHLERLEIAPQIYGIRWIRLLFGREFPMQDLLALWDAIFADGVGFELVDFVFVAMLLYIRDLLLSSDYPQCLTCLMRYPPVPDIGYLIEKAQYLREPKHFPRPPHYSYQTVNNVKSPVSQKPPPQASSNSTTSTNTSTSTYKHHRTGSMTSSFSEFSRKMRPKTLQMDGNKPSIYKSSSVPMNLQTDISPGTPQYPQHKRGSSASLSQVEDAMFKQTPSPSSMARLEPTNDRFANMTLYNQEDGSMNGNVAKFSTLPNLKGKGKKLSKQMAELEHRMGELQGQINEKESMSLYCANKLDSHIKRLQFEVLHQSLENEDEILLAIAGIKQVRDVLKGTLKFSQMDEEDVTIKDDYYEPENNSATSPENHEPLPQEKPRSRSHSKKSGIFYMSSEDNSENAESPPEGPIQAVTPRKGSIQKEAHNHKEDNKAFELSDRVLPGTGHGKSGIQSQPVDVSEKTHPLDSSPNPLYNYKCSVDSV, encoded by the exons ATGTGGTCAATGAGAAAAAAGGAGGCAGCAACGGCCCAGCCCTCACAGGGGAGGGGTCCCTCACCCCCCACCAAAGAGGACATTCTCAGCACCCTGGAGAACTTTGGGGACAGTACTGACCCTGAGAAAgaaagcaacaacaacaaacaaccTAGCCGGCAGCAAAGTGAGGACAGCTTGGATGACTGGGAGAAACCCGACCCACCTAGTGCCAGTACCTTCAATTCCTACAG TGCAGAATGGGAGAAGTTATTCAAGAGAAAGAATTATCGCAAGCAGCTCAGGTTGTATGCCATGAATGGAAATTTACGCAGCAGTCGTTTCCGCTCCGTGTGTTGGAAG GTTTTCTTGGATGTTTTACCAGATGACATCCACCATTGGAAGAACAGTTGTAGAAAATCAAGAAGTAAATACACCGATTTAAAAGACAGG CTGATAGTGAACCCCAGGAAAGCTGTCGATTGCAGTGCCTCAGATCTAGCCCTCAACAACCCCCTGTCTCAGGCTGACGAG AGTCCTTGGAACCAATTTTTCTTGGACAATGAGCTGAGACTGACCATCAAACAAGATGTCATCAGAAC ttttcCTGAGGTAGAATTTTTTCACAAGGAAGCCATCCAAGAAATGATGCTAGATCTTCTGTTCTGCTTCTGTAAAACGTACCCAGAACTTTCATATAAGCAG GGAATGCATGAACTGCTGGCACCATTGATATTCATACTCCATTGTGATCACCAGGCATTTCTCCACGCTGCAGAGGTTGAAACGTTAGA CCAGATAAATGAGCCAGACAG GGATATTGTGAAGGAGATCATGGACCCTGCTTATCTCGAACATGATGCTTA TGCCCTGCTGAGTCAGATAATGCGCACTGTAGAACCATGGTACAATGCCAGGGACATTCCAGTCAACAGG AGCAAGGATAAGCTGAACTCCGTCCCCTTTGCGCGCCCCCAGGACCTGAACTCATCCAATGCCATAGTGACCAAGCTGACTCGGATACAGGACTACATCCTGAAGAGGTTTGATGTAGAGCTGCACGGACATCTAGAGAGACTGGAGATAGCTCCACAGATCTATGGAAT TCGCTGGATAAGACTTCTGTTTGGACGGGAATTCCCCATGCAGGACCTCCTGGCTTTGTGGGATGCCATCTTTGCGGACGGTGTGGGATTTGAACTGGTGGACTTTGTGTTTGTGGCCATGCTGTTGTACATAAGAGATCTAT TGTTGTCCAGTGATTACCCACAGTGCCTCACCTGCTTGATGCGGTACCCCCCAGTGCCGGACATAGGTTACTTGATAGAGAAGGCCCAGTACCTGAGAGAACCCAAA CACTTCCCTCGACCACCTCATTACAGCTACCAGActgtaaacaatgtcaagtCTCCTGTCTCCCAAAAACCACCCCCACAGGCCAGCTCCAACTCCACAA CCTCCACTAACACCAGTACTAGTACTTACAAACACCACAGGACTGGAAGCATGACATCTAGCTTCTCTGAATTCTCACGCAAAATGAGACCCAAAACTTTACAAATGGATGGAAACAAGCCATCCATTTACAAATCCTCTAGTGTTCCCATGAATCTCCAGACTGATATCTCGCCAG gAACCCCACAGTACCCCCAGCATAAGAGAGGATCTTCTGCTAGTCTGTCTCAGGTGGAAGACGCCATGTTTAAACAAACCCCGTCGCCTAGCAGCATGGCACGCCTGGAACCAACCAATGACAGATTTGCTAACATGACACTTTACAACCAAGAGGATGGTTCAATGAACGGCAATGTTGCTAAATTCTCCACATTACCAAATTTGAAAGGCAAAGGAAAGAAGTTATCAAAACAA ATGGCTGAGTTGGAGCATAGGATGGGGGAGCTTCAAGGACAGATAAACGAGAAAGAATCCATGTCTCTGTACTGTGCCAACAAACTGGACAGTCACATCA AGCGACTTCAGTTTGAGGTACTACATCAGTCACTGGAAAATGAGGATGAAATACTGTTAGCCATAGCAGGAATAAAACAG gTCAGAGATGTTTTGAAGGGAACTCTCAAGTTTTCTCAGATGGACGAGGAAGATGTGACAATAAAAGAcgattactatgaaccagaaaATAACAGTGCCACTTCTCCCGAAAATCATGAGCCACTTCCGCAGGAGAAACCAAGATCAAGGTCTCACAGTAAAAAGAGTGGCATCTTTTACATGAGTAGTGAGGACAATTCTGAAAATGCAGAATCCCCTCCAGAGGGCCCCATCCAAGCAGTGACCCCTAGGAAAGGGTCAATTCAAAAAGAGGCTCATAATCACAAGGAGGATAATAAGGCATTTGAACTGAGTGACCGTGTTTTACCGGGAACTGGCCATGGGAAATCTGGGATTCAGAGCCAACCAGTGGACGTGTCAGAGAAAACCCATCCCCTGGATTCAAGTCCAAATCCCCTGTACAATTACAAGTGTTCAGTCGATTCTGTGTAA
- the LOC105338959 gene encoding TBC1 domain family member 5 isoform X1, producing MWSMRKKEAATAQPSQGRGPSPPTKEDILSTLENFGDSTDPEKESNNNKQPSRQQSEDSLDDWEKPDPPSASTFNSYSAEWEKLFKRKNYRKQLRLYAMNGNLRSSRFRSVCWKVFLDVLPDDIHHWKNSCRKSRSKYTDLKDRLIVNPRKAVDCSASDLALNNPLSQADESPWNQFFLDNELRLTIKQDVIRTYPRIAFFQSNQVRNLMVDILFIYAKLNADTSYRQGMHELLAPLIFILHCDHQAFLHAAEVETLDQINEPDRDIVKEIMDPAYLEHDAYALLSQIMRTVEPWYNARDIPVNRSKDKLNSVPFARPQDLNSSNAIVTKLTRIQDYILKRFDVELHGHLERLEIAPQIYGIRWIRLLFGREFPMQDLLALWDAIFADGVGFELVDFVFVAMLLYIRDLLLSSDYPQCLTCLMRYPPVPDIGYLIEKAQYLREPKHFPRPPHYSYQTVNNVKSPVSQKPPPQASSNSTTSTNTSTSTYKHHRTGSMTSSFSEFSRKMRPKTLQMDGNKPSIYKSSSVPMNLQTDISPGTPQYPQHKRGSSASLSQVEDAMFKQTPSPSSMARLEPTNDRFANMTLYNQEDGSMNGNVAKFSTLPNLKGKGKKLSKQMAELEHRMGELQGQINEKESMSLYCANKLDSHIKRLQFEVLHQSLENEDEILLAIAGIKQVRDVLKGTLKFSQMDEEDVTIKDDYYEPENNSATSPENHEPLPQEKPRSRSHSKKSGIFYMSSEDNSENAESPPEGPIQAVTPRKGSIQKEAHNHKEDNKAFELSDRVLPGTGHGKSGIQSQPVDVSEKTHPLDSSPNPLYNYKCSVDSV from the exons ATGTGGTCAATGAGAAAAAAGGAGGCAGCAACGGCCCAGCCCTCACAGGGGAGGGGTCCCTCACCCCCCACCAAAGAGGACATTCTCAGCACCCTGGAGAACTTTGGGGACAGTACTGACCCTGAGAAAgaaagcaacaacaacaaacaaccTAGCCGGCAGCAAAGTGAGGACAGCTTGGATGACTGGGAGAAACCCGACCCACCTAGTGCCAGTACCTTCAATTCCTACAG TGCAGAATGGGAGAAGTTATTCAAGAGAAAGAATTATCGCAAGCAGCTCAGGTTGTATGCCATGAATGGAAATTTACGCAGCAGTCGTTTCCGCTCCGTGTGTTGGAAG GTTTTCTTGGATGTTTTACCAGATGACATCCACCATTGGAAGAACAGTTGTAGAAAATCAAGAAGTAAATACACCGATTTAAAAGACAGG CTGATAGTGAACCCCAGGAAAGCTGTCGATTGCAGTGCCTCAGATCTAGCCCTCAACAACCCCCTGTCTCAGGCTGACGAG AGTCCTTGGAACCAATTTTTCTTGGACAATGAGCTGAGACTGACCATCAAACAAGATGTCATCAGAAC GTACCCTAGGATCGCATTCTTCCAGTCAAATCAAGTGCGAAATTTGATGGTGGACATCTTGTTTATTTATGCAAAACTAAATGCTGATACTTCCTATCGACAG GGAATGCATGAACTGCTGGCACCATTGATATTCATACTCCATTGTGATCACCAGGCATTTCTCCACGCTGCAGAGGTTGAAACGTTAGA CCAGATAAATGAGCCAGACAG GGATATTGTGAAGGAGATCATGGACCCTGCTTATCTCGAACATGATGCTTA TGCCCTGCTGAGTCAGATAATGCGCACTGTAGAACCATGGTACAATGCCAGGGACATTCCAGTCAACAGG AGCAAGGATAAGCTGAACTCCGTCCCCTTTGCGCGCCCCCAGGACCTGAACTCATCCAATGCCATAGTGACCAAGCTGACTCGGATACAGGACTACATCCTGAAGAGGTTTGATGTAGAGCTGCACGGACATCTAGAGAGACTGGAGATAGCTCCACAGATCTATGGAAT TCGCTGGATAAGACTTCTGTTTGGACGGGAATTCCCCATGCAGGACCTCCTGGCTTTGTGGGATGCCATCTTTGCGGACGGTGTGGGATTTGAACTGGTGGACTTTGTGTTTGTGGCCATGCTGTTGTACATAAGAGATCTAT TGTTGTCCAGTGATTACCCACAGTGCCTCACCTGCTTGATGCGGTACCCCCCAGTGCCGGACATAGGTTACTTGATAGAGAAGGCCCAGTACCTGAGAGAACCCAAA CACTTCCCTCGACCACCTCATTACAGCTACCAGActgtaaacaatgtcaagtCTCCTGTCTCCCAAAAACCACCCCCACAGGCCAGCTCCAACTCCACAA CCTCCACTAACACCAGTACTAGTACTTACAAACACCACAGGACTGGAAGCATGACATCTAGCTTCTCTGAATTCTCACGCAAAATGAGACCCAAAACTTTACAAATGGATGGAAACAAGCCATCCATTTACAAATCCTCTAGTGTTCCCATGAATCTCCAGACTGATATCTCGCCAG gAACCCCACAGTACCCCCAGCATAAGAGAGGATCTTCTGCTAGTCTGTCTCAGGTGGAAGACGCCATGTTTAAACAAACCCCGTCGCCTAGCAGCATGGCACGCCTGGAACCAACCAATGACAGATTTGCTAACATGACACTTTACAACCAAGAGGATGGTTCAATGAACGGCAATGTTGCTAAATTCTCCACATTACCAAATTTGAAAGGCAAAGGAAAGAAGTTATCAAAACAA ATGGCTGAGTTGGAGCATAGGATGGGGGAGCTTCAAGGACAGATAAACGAGAAAGAATCCATGTCTCTGTACTGTGCCAACAAACTGGACAGTCACATCA AGCGACTTCAGTTTGAGGTACTACATCAGTCACTGGAAAATGAGGATGAAATACTGTTAGCCATAGCAGGAATAAAACAG gTCAGAGATGTTTTGAAGGGAACTCTCAAGTTTTCTCAGATGGACGAGGAAGATGTGACAATAAAAGAcgattactatgaaccagaaaATAACAGTGCCACTTCTCCCGAAAATCATGAGCCACTTCCGCAGGAGAAACCAAGATCAAGGTCTCACAGTAAAAAGAGTGGCATCTTTTACATGAGTAGTGAGGACAATTCTGAAAATGCAGAATCCCCTCCAGAGGGCCCCATCCAAGCAGTGACCCCTAGGAAAGGGTCAATTCAAAAAGAGGCTCATAATCACAAGGAGGATAATAAGGCATTTGAACTGAGTGACCGTGTTTTACCGGGAACTGGCCATGGGAAATCTGGGATTCAGAGCCAACCAGTGGACGTGTCAGAGAAAACCCATCCCCTGGATTCAAGTCCAAATCCCCTGTACAATTACAAGTGTTCAGTCGATTCTGTGTAA
- the LOC105338959 gene encoding TBC1 domain family member 5 isoform X4, translating to MWSMRKKEAATAQPSQGRGPSPPTKEDILSTLENFGDSTDPEKESNNNKQPSRQQSEDSLDDWEKPDPPSASTFNSYSAEWEKLFKRKNYRKQLRLYAMNGNLRSSRFRSVCWKVFLDVLPDDIHHWKNSCRKSRSKYTDLKDRLIVNPRKAVDCSASDLALNNPLSQADESPWNQFFLDNELRLTIKQDVIRTFPEVEFFHKEAIQEMMLDLLFCFCKTYPELSYKQGMHELLAPLIFILHCDHQAFLHAAEVETLEDIVKEIMDPAYLEHDAYALLSQIMRTVEPWYNARDIPVNRSKDKLNSVPFARPQDLNSSNAIVTKLTRIQDYILKRFDVELHGHLERLEIAPQIYGIRWIRLLFGREFPMQDLLALWDAIFADGVGFELVDFVFVAMLLYIRDLLLSSDYPQCLTCLMRYPPVPDIGYLIEKAQYLREPKHFPRPPHYSYQTVNNVKSPVSQKPPPQASSNSTTSTNTSTSTYKHHRTGSMTSSFSEFSRKMRPKTLQMDGNKPSIYKSSSVPMNLQTDISPGTPQYPQHKRGSSASLSQVEDAMFKQTPSPSSMARLEPTNDRFANMTLYNQEDGSMNGNVAKFSTLPNLKGKGKKLSKQMAELEHRMGELQGQINEKESMSLYCANKLDSHIKRLQFEVLHQSLENEDEILLAIAGIKQVRDVLKGTLKFSQMDEEDVTIKDDYYEPENNSATSPENHEPLPQEKPRSRSHSKKSGIFYMSSEDNSENAESPPEGPIQAVTPRKGSIQKEAHNHKEDNKAFELSDRVLPGTGHGKSGIQSQPVDVSEKTHPLDSSPNPLYNYKCSVDSV from the exons ATGTGGTCAATGAGAAAAAAGGAGGCAGCAACGGCCCAGCCCTCACAGGGGAGGGGTCCCTCACCCCCCACCAAAGAGGACATTCTCAGCACCCTGGAGAACTTTGGGGACAGTACTGACCCTGAGAAAgaaagcaacaacaacaaacaaccTAGCCGGCAGCAAAGTGAGGACAGCTTGGATGACTGGGAGAAACCCGACCCACCTAGTGCCAGTACCTTCAATTCCTACAG TGCAGAATGGGAGAAGTTATTCAAGAGAAAGAATTATCGCAAGCAGCTCAGGTTGTATGCCATGAATGGAAATTTACGCAGCAGTCGTTTCCGCTCCGTGTGTTGGAAG GTTTTCTTGGATGTTTTACCAGATGACATCCACCATTGGAAGAACAGTTGTAGAAAATCAAGAAGTAAATACACCGATTTAAAAGACAGG CTGATAGTGAACCCCAGGAAAGCTGTCGATTGCAGTGCCTCAGATCTAGCCCTCAACAACCCCCTGTCTCAGGCTGACGAG AGTCCTTGGAACCAATTTTTCTTGGACAATGAGCTGAGACTGACCATCAAACAAGATGTCATCAGAAC ttttcCTGAGGTAGAATTTTTTCACAAGGAAGCCATCCAAGAAATGATGCTAGATCTTCTGTTCTGCTTCTGTAAAACGTACCCAGAACTTTCATATAAGCAG GGAATGCATGAACTGCTGGCACCATTGATATTCATACTCCATTGTGATCACCAGGCATTTCTCCACGCTGCAGAGGTTGAAACGTTAGA GGATATTGTGAAGGAGATCATGGACCCTGCTTATCTCGAACATGATGCTTA TGCCCTGCTGAGTCAGATAATGCGCACTGTAGAACCATGGTACAATGCCAGGGACATTCCAGTCAACAGG AGCAAGGATAAGCTGAACTCCGTCCCCTTTGCGCGCCCCCAGGACCTGAACTCATCCAATGCCATAGTGACCAAGCTGACTCGGATACAGGACTACATCCTGAAGAGGTTTGATGTAGAGCTGCACGGACATCTAGAGAGACTGGAGATAGCTCCACAGATCTATGGAAT TCGCTGGATAAGACTTCTGTTTGGACGGGAATTCCCCATGCAGGACCTCCTGGCTTTGTGGGATGCCATCTTTGCGGACGGTGTGGGATTTGAACTGGTGGACTTTGTGTTTGTGGCCATGCTGTTGTACATAAGAGATCTAT TGTTGTCCAGTGATTACCCACAGTGCCTCACCTGCTTGATGCGGTACCCCCCAGTGCCGGACATAGGTTACTTGATAGAGAAGGCCCAGTACCTGAGAGAACCCAAA CACTTCCCTCGACCACCTCATTACAGCTACCAGActgtaaacaatgtcaagtCTCCTGTCTCCCAAAAACCACCCCCACAGGCCAGCTCCAACTCCACAA CCTCCACTAACACCAGTACTAGTACTTACAAACACCACAGGACTGGAAGCATGACATCTAGCTTCTCTGAATTCTCACGCAAAATGAGACCCAAAACTTTACAAATGGATGGAAACAAGCCATCCATTTACAAATCCTCTAGTGTTCCCATGAATCTCCAGACTGATATCTCGCCAG gAACCCCACAGTACCCCCAGCATAAGAGAGGATCTTCTGCTAGTCTGTCTCAGGTGGAAGACGCCATGTTTAAACAAACCCCGTCGCCTAGCAGCATGGCACGCCTGGAACCAACCAATGACAGATTTGCTAACATGACACTTTACAACCAAGAGGATGGTTCAATGAACGGCAATGTTGCTAAATTCTCCACATTACCAAATTTGAAAGGCAAAGGAAAGAAGTTATCAAAACAA ATGGCTGAGTTGGAGCATAGGATGGGGGAGCTTCAAGGACAGATAAACGAGAAAGAATCCATGTCTCTGTACTGTGCCAACAAACTGGACAGTCACATCA AGCGACTTCAGTTTGAGGTACTACATCAGTCACTGGAAAATGAGGATGAAATACTGTTAGCCATAGCAGGAATAAAACAG gTCAGAGATGTTTTGAAGGGAACTCTCAAGTTTTCTCAGATGGACGAGGAAGATGTGACAATAAAAGAcgattactatgaaccagaaaATAACAGTGCCACTTCTCCCGAAAATCATGAGCCACTTCCGCAGGAGAAACCAAGATCAAGGTCTCACAGTAAAAAGAGTGGCATCTTTTACATGAGTAGTGAGGACAATTCTGAAAATGCAGAATCCCCTCCAGAGGGCCCCATCCAAGCAGTGACCCCTAGGAAAGGGTCAATTCAAAAAGAGGCTCATAATCACAAGGAGGATAATAAGGCATTTGAACTGAGTGACCGTGTTTTACCGGGAACTGGCCATGGGAAATCTGGGATTCAGAGCCAACCAGTGGACGTGTCAGAGAAAACCCATCCCCTGGATTCAAGTCCAAATCCCCTGTACAATTACAAGTGTTCAGTCGATTCTGTGTAA
- the LOC105338959 gene encoding TBC1 domain family member 5 isoform X3 produces the protein MWSMRKKEAATAQPSQGRGPSPPTKEDILSTLENFGDSTDPEKESNNNKQPSRQQSEDSLDDWEKPDPPSASTFNSYSAEWEKLFKRKNYRKQLRLYAMNGNLRSSRFRSVCWKVFLDVLPDDIHHWKNSCRKSRSKYTDLKDRLIVNPRKAVDCSASDLALNNPLSQADESPWNQFFLDNELRLTIKQDVIRTYPRIAFFQSNQVRNLMVDILFIYAKLNADTSYRQGMHELLAPLIFILHCDHQAFLHAAEVETLEDIVKEIMDPAYLEHDAYALLSQIMRTVEPWYNARDIPVNRSKDKLNSVPFARPQDLNSSNAIVTKLTRIQDYILKRFDVELHGHLERLEIAPQIYGIRWIRLLFGREFPMQDLLALWDAIFADGVGFELVDFVFVAMLLYIRDLLLSSDYPQCLTCLMRYPPVPDIGYLIEKAQYLREPKHFPRPPHYSYQTVNNVKSPVSQKPPPQASSNSTTSTNTSTSTYKHHRTGSMTSSFSEFSRKMRPKTLQMDGNKPSIYKSSSVPMNLQTDISPGTPQYPQHKRGSSASLSQVEDAMFKQTPSPSSMARLEPTNDRFANMTLYNQEDGSMNGNVAKFSTLPNLKGKGKKLSKQMAELEHRMGELQGQINEKESMSLYCANKLDSHIKRLQFEVLHQSLENEDEILLAIAGIKQVRDVLKGTLKFSQMDEEDVTIKDDYYEPENNSATSPENHEPLPQEKPRSRSHSKKSGIFYMSSEDNSENAESPPEGPIQAVTPRKGSIQKEAHNHKEDNKAFELSDRVLPGTGHGKSGIQSQPVDVSEKTHPLDSSPNPLYNYKCSVDSV, from the exons ATGTGGTCAATGAGAAAAAAGGAGGCAGCAACGGCCCAGCCCTCACAGGGGAGGGGTCCCTCACCCCCCACCAAAGAGGACATTCTCAGCACCCTGGAGAACTTTGGGGACAGTACTGACCCTGAGAAAgaaagcaacaacaacaaacaaccTAGCCGGCAGCAAAGTGAGGACAGCTTGGATGACTGGGAGAAACCCGACCCACCTAGTGCCAGTACCTTCAATTCCTACAG TGCAGAATGGGAGAAGTTATTCAAGAGAAAGAATTATCGCAAGCAGCTCAGGTTGTATGCCATGAATGGAAATTTACGCAGCAGTCGTTTCCGCTCCGTGTGTTGGAAG GTTTTCTTGGATGTTTTACCAGATGACATCCACCATTGGAAGAACAGTTGTAGAAAATCAAGAAGTAAATACACCGATTTAAAAGACAGG CTGATAGTGAACCCCAGGAAAGCTGTCGATTGCAGTGCCTCAGATCTAGCCCTCAACAACCCCCTGTCTCAGGCTGACGAG AGTCCTTGGAACCAATTTTTCTTGGACAATGAGCTGAGACTGACCATCAAACAAGATGTCATCAGAAC GTACCCTAGGATCGCATTCTTCCAGTCAAATCAAGTGCGAAATTTGATGGTGGACATCTTGTTTATTTATGCAAAACTAAATGCTGATACTTCCTATCGACAG GGAATGCATGAACTGCTGGCACCATTGATATTCATACTCCATTGTGATCACCAGGCATTTCTCCACGCTGCAGAGGTTGAAACGTTAGA GGATATTGTGAAGGAGATCATGGACCCTGCTTATCTCGAACATGATGCTTA TGCCCTGCTGAGTCAGATAATGCGCACTGTAGAACCATGGTACAATGCCAGGGACATTCCAGTCAACAGG AGCAAGGATAAGCTGAACTCCGTCCCCTTTGCGCGCCCCCAGGACCTGAACTCATCCAATGCCATAGTGACCAAGCTGACTCGGATACAGGACTACATCCTGAAGAGGTTTGATGTAGAGCTGCACGGACATCTAGAGAGACTGGAGATAGCTCCACAGATCTATGGAAT TCGCTGGATAAGACTTCTGTTTGGACGGGAATTCCCCATGCAGGACCTCCTGGCTTTGTGGGATGCCATCTTTGCGGACGGTGTGGGATTTGAACTGGTGGACTTTGTGTTTGTGGCCATGCTGTTGTACATAAGAGATCTAT TGTTGTCCAGTGATTACCCACAGTGCCTCACCTGCTTGATGCGGTACCCCCCAGTGCCGGACATAGGTTACTTGATAGAGAAGGCCCAGTACCTGAGAGAACCCAAA CACTTCCCTCGACCACCTCATTACAGCTACCAGActgtaaacaatgtcaagtCTCCTGTCTCCCAAAAACCACCCCCACAGGCCAGCTCCAACTCCACAA CCTCCACTAACACCAGTACTAGTACTTACAAACACCACAGGACTGGAAGCATGACATCTAGCTTCTCTGAATTCTCACGCAAAATGAGACCCAAAACTTTACAAATGGATGGAAACAAGCCATCCATTTACAAATCCTCTAGTGTTCCCATGAATCTCCAGACTGATATCTCGCCAG gAACCCCACAGTACCCCCAGCATAAGAGAGGATCTTCTGCTAGTCTGTCTCAGGTGGAAGACGCCATGTTTAAACAAACCCCGTCGCCTAGCAGCATGGCACGCCTGGAACCAACCAATGACAGATTTGCTAACATGACACTTTACAACCAAGAGGATGGTTCAATGAACGGCAATGTTGCTAAATTCTCCACATTACCAAATTTGAAAGGCAAAGGAAAGAAGTTATCAAAACAA ATGGCTGAGTTGGAGCATAGGATGGGGGAGCTTCAAGGACAGATAAACGAGAAAGAATCCATGTCTCTGTACTGTGCCAACAAACTGGACAGTCACATCA AGCGACTTCAGTTTGAGGTACTACATCAGTCACTGGAAAATGAGGATGAAATACTGTTAGCCATAGCAGGAATAAAACAG gTCAGAGATGTTTTGAAGGGAACTCTCAAGTTTTCTCAGATGGACGAGGAAGATGTGACAATAAAAGAcgattactatgaaccagaaaATAACAGTGCCACTTCTCCCGAAAATCATGAGCCACTTCCGCAGGAGAAACCAAGATCAAGGTCTCACAGTAAAAAGAGTGGCATCTTTTACATGAGTAGTGAGGACAATTCTGAAAATGCAGAATCCCCTCCAGAGGGCCCCATCCAAGCAGTGACCCCTAGGAAAGGGTCAATTCAAAAAGAGGCTCATAATCACAAGGAGGATAATAAGGCATTTGAACTGAGTGACCGTGTTTTACCGGGAACTGGCCATGGGAAATCTGGGATTCAGAGCCAACCAGTGGACGTGTCAGAGAAAACCCATCCCCTGGATTCAAGTCCAAATCCCCTGTACAATTACAAGTGTTCAGTCGATTCTGTGTAA